A DNA window from Solanum lycopersicum chromosome 3, SLM_r2.1 contains the following coding sequences:
- the LOC138347399 gene encoding geraniol 8-hydroxylase-like, with the protein MEEFGTETTSNTVEWAMSEVMKTPEVMKKAQIELEKVIGKVKIIEERNVPLLPYLKYIVKETMRLHPPGPLFLRTAKQDVELCGYVIPKGSLVLIHVWFIARSLTIWEDPLVFNP; encoded by the exons ATGGAGGAGTTCG GAACTGAAACAACTTCAAATACAGTAGAATGGGCAATGTCAGAAGTCATGAAAACCCCAGAAGTTATGAAGAAAGCCCAAATCGAGCTCGAAAAAGTTATTGGCAAAGTCAAGATAATAGAAGAAAGGAATGTTCCACTCCTTCCTTATTTGAAATACATTGTGAAAGAAACCATGCGATTACACCCACCAGGTCCCTTGTTTTTGCGCACCGCCAAACaagatgttgaattgtgtgGCTATGTCATCCCGAAAGGCTCTCTAGTTCTAATTCATGTATGGTTTATTGCCCGCAGCCTAACAATTTGGGAGGATCCTTTGGTATTTAATCCATAA
- the LOC109119706 gene encoding uncharacterized protein, with protein MIKNHRGWHEMLPYTLLDYRTSVRTSIGSTPYFLVYGTEAVIPAEVEILSLRIIQEAELSNAKWVSRRIDQLTLIDEKRMVAIFHDEYKGKFAPNWQGPYMVLKVLSRGALVLSEMDDTAWPKLINSDAVKRYYI; from the exons atgatcaaaaatcaTCGAGGTTGGCATGAGATGTTGCCATATACTTTATTGGATTATCGGACGAGTGTCAGAACGTCGATTGGATCTACTCCATACTTTCTAGTATATGGAACAGAAGCAGTCATTCCTGCTGAAGTCGAAATACTGTCTTTgagaatcatccaagaagctgagttAAGTAATGCCAAATGGGTCAGCAGGCGTATTGATCAACtaactttgattgatgagaagagaatggttgCCATTTTTCACG acgaatACAAGGGAAAATTCGCGCCAAATTGGCAAGGACCCTACATGGTTCTCAAGGTATTGTCCAGAGGCGCTTTGGTCCTGTCAGAGATGGATGACACCGCATGGCCGAAACTTATCAATtcagatgctgtcaagagatactacATTTGA